The Methanopyrus kandleri AV19 DNA segment GAACTCTTCGGGTATAGACCCCTCTCTGGTGCTGGTGGACCACGCCTCGGCGGAGACCGTCTCGCTCATCGGTGAGGAAGGGTACGCGGTCGGGCTGACACTCCGACCGGGAGAGCTCGATGTGTGGGAAGCGTGTGATATCGTGGAGGAGTACGCCGACGAAATGACGCTCATCGCGAGCAGCGACCTGGGATCTCTAGCCGCCGATCCACTCGCCCTCCCCAAGCTGGCCCTCGAACTGGAACGCCGGAACGTCGAGAAGAGCATCATCCGGGACGTCGTAGCCCGGAACGCTGAGAGGTTTTACGGGCTCTAACTTCCGCCCTAAAGCACGATGTTCGAGGCAGCCTCGGTCCCCGTCCTCTATTCGTGGATCATGTAGGCGGGTGATCAGGCCGGTCAGAGCGACCCCATCTTGAAGACGAGTCCTACAGCGATTCCCAAGGATCGCTTCCTCATCGCGAGATCACTCGAGACCTGAGGACAAACCCTCATTCTCCCCGCCCTTGAGAACCAACGTTTACCCAAGGGGCTGTGAGGATCGATTGCGCTTCGCCGCACTCTACTCCCACCAGTTCGGTAAGAGGATGGTAGCCAACCTACTGAACGAACCCGGTCACTGCAGGGCTTGCGGGCCTGTATGCGACGGGTGCAAGTACGACATGTATTCGCTCGTCGACTCCCTCGTCGCCGTTGAGGAGCTACCCAAACCCGAAGAGTTACCTCCGTTCGTCGACGAGCCCGAGGATCACCTCCCCGAACTACCGCCCGTCGATGTGCTGGTGGCGATCGGATTGCATCCCGACCTCCTAGTAGCGCTGTCCGAAGTATACGAGATTAAGGCACTGATAGTGCCCGTCGAGGAACCCGACTGGATCGACCCGTGGATCGAAGAGAAACTACGAGAGGTATGCGAAGAGAACAGCGTAGAGCTCACTGTGGCGAGGCCAGGATGCGACCTGGAACCGTCGGGTCCCGTAACCGAAGCGTTCTGCGACGCGGGCATGATCGGGAGGCCTAAGCTGTTCATGAAGGTCGAGGACGGCGTCGTGATCGACGTCCATGTAGTACGATCGGCGCCGTGCGGTTGCACGTGGTTCGTGGCTAAACGACTGGTCGGTGTGGACGCTGATCCCGAAGAGGTGAAGGCTACAGTTTCCGAGGCACATCACTCGTACCCCTGCACGGCTTCGATGGAGGTCGACAAGCACGTGGGGGATACCCTGCTCCACGTAGCGGGCCGGTTGCACATCGAGGCGGCCCTCCGAGCGCTCGAGGAAGCGACGGATACCGACGCCTGACGGGTATCTCACGCCCCGCCCAGTACTCGCTCCAAAACTTCCCGGAACAGTCTCCACTTATCCCCGTGCAGACTGTACTCCCTGCGCACGTCGTCCTCGATGTCCTCAGCCCTGTAACCGACGGGATAGTACGTCGAGACGAGCTCCCCGTTTCGGCGCTCCGGTCTCAGCTCGATTTCACCCCGACGGAGCAGGTCGAAGATCGCTTCCTTCACGTCGACGGAGAAGTAGGGTGCCTTGAGCAACATGCAGTGACCGTATTCCGTTCCCGTCAATGGTCTTCCGGTCTCACGTTCGAAAGCTTTGTCGAGCAAATACACCGCACGGAACAAGGAGCGCTTATCTACGCCCGGTCGGAACGCGACGATGTACTTCATCAGCGGCCGCAAGTTAGCGCCCGTCGGTTTGACCGTGTGACACCTGCACCGGGCGTGCAACCTGGGTCCCCCTTGTATCAGTATGTTCGAAAGTGTCCAAACGTTTGATGAAAATCGAAACTAATATAAGTCAAGTCACCCCTCCAATGGTCGGATAGTATCGAACGTTCCCATAGTACCGAACAAGGGGATCCCCGTGGAGGAAAAGAGATCCTCGTGCCCGTACGCCGATGAAGCCGTGTGTGAGCTAGTCGAGCACGCGAAGGAGCTGAATGAGGAGATTCCGGAGATAGAGACCCCGCACATCCGATGGCCCGTTCAGTTCCCGAAGTGCCCGTACGGCAAGCAAGGCGTCTGGTGTAACATCTGCTCGAACGGCCCGTGCCGAATTACGGAGAAGACACCACGCGGTGTCTGCGGAGCGACGGCGGACGTGATCGTGGCACGCAACTTCTTGCGTCACGTCGCCGCCGGAGCCGCGTGCTACGTGCACTGCCTGGAGAACGCCGCCCGGGCCCTCAAGTCCGTGGCGGACGAGGAATCTCCTTACGAGATCGCAGACGAGAAGGCGCTGAGGCACGCTGCCGAAGTATACGGTCTAGATACCTCCGGTAAACCGGAAGATGTGGCCGAGGAGATCGCAGAGTTCATTCTCGAGGATATCTACAGGCCCAGATATGAGGAGTCCGAGGTGTTCAAGGCTGTTGTACCCGATTGGCGCATCGAGATGTACGAGGAAATGGGCCTAATTCCGGGCGGAGCTAAGTCGGAGATACACGACGCCCTTGTCAAGACGAGTACGAACCTCAACTCAGACCCCGTTGACATGCTCCTCCACGTGCTGCGACTGGGACTGATCACCGGCCCTGTCGCGCTCTTCGGTGTGGAGACGATCAACGATATCCTCTTCGGCAGCCCGAAGATCACGCAAACGGAGGGTGGTCCCGGAATACTGGACCCGGACTACGTCAACATCATGACGACCGGCCACCAGATGGCTCTCATGAAGTACCTGACGGACGCCGCCGAGAAGCTGGAAGAAGAGGCCAAGGCGGCGGGAGCTAAAGGTATCCGGATCATCGGTGCGACGTGCGTCGGCGACGATTTCGAGGCGCGCGCCGAGCACCTACCAGACACGTACGCGGGCTTCGCGGGTAACAATTTCGCGACGGAGGCGCTCGCAGCAACGGGTCTCGTGGACGCGATCGTGAGCGAGTTCAACTGCACGTTCCCGGGTCTGAAGTTCTACAAGGAGAAGCTGGACGTCGAGCTGGTCGCCGTCGACGACGTGGCCAAGGTGTGGGGCGCGGAGCTGATCCTCTGGGACCCGGAGCGTGCCGAGGAGGTCGCGGAGGAGGCCGTCCAGAGGGCCATTGAGGCGTTCAAGGAGCGCCGGTCGAAGCACGAGGACAAGATCATGGAGCCGAAGCACAGGCACGAGAACGTGGTGGGGTTCGGATACTTCTCGATCGAGGAGGCCGTCGGCTGGGAGAACGTGCTCAAGCTGATCGAAGAAGGCACCATCCGCGGCGTGTGCGCCATCATGGGCTGCACGAATCTCTCCAGCGGCGGCCACAACGTGCCGGCGGTCGAGCTCGCCAAGGAGATGATCAAGCGCGACGTGCTCGTGCTCGGCGCCGGCTGTGTGAACGGGGCGTTCGCCAACGCTGGACTGTTCAACCCTGAAGCAGCCGAGCTGGCCGGTGACAACCTCCGACAGGTGTGCGAGGAGTTAGGTATTCCACCGGTGCTGCATTACGGCCCATGTCTGGCGATCGGTAAGATCGAGCATCTCGTCTTCGAGATCGCCGAGATACTTCGAGAGAAAACCGGCGAGGAAATCGACATCCCGGACGTACCCGCCGTCGCGAGCGCGCCGCAGTGGCTCGAGGAGCAAGCCCTAGCGGACGCGTCCTCGGCCTTAGCTCTAGGTATCACGCTGCACGTGAGTCCCGTACCGCCGGTGACCGGTAGCGAGCTGGTTACGAAGACGCTGCTGGAGGACCTACCGGATCTCACCGGCGGCGAGCTGATCGTGGAGACGGACATGAAGCGTGCCGGAGAGATTCTCGCCGAGAAGATCGAGGAGAAGCGGAAACGGCTTGGTATCTAATTCTCACCCCCACTTCCGGGATGGTGGTGACCATGGAGATCGAGGCGATCCGTGTAGCAACGGGAGCTCCTGGCGAACTGTATATGGTAGCCGAGATCGCGGAGGACAAGGTCGTGAACGCCGAAGTGTGCTCGGGCACGACACCGATCTCCTGGGAGACGCTCGTCCTCGAGAAGCCCGTGGAGTTCGCCGTAGTGGCCGCCGAACGAGTATGCGCCAGCTGTGACGCGAGCCTAGGGCTCGCCGTGGTCGAGGCGGCCGAGGCAGCTCTCAACGTCGAGATCCCGGACGAGGCGGAGCGAGCGCGCGAGATCCTGAACATGGCTAACGTCGTCAGGGCGCACGCCACCGTGCTGGCGAGGACTGACTTCCTCGACGTGAAGAAGCCCGCGTACGACCTAGTGAGAGCTGCGAAGGACATCATGCACGCCGTCGGAGGGAAGCCCGACCACCCACCGGCCGTGACCGTAGGCGGTTTGGACCTCGAAAAGCTGCCCGTAGACAGGGTTGAATCCGTAGCTAAGGACGCCGCCGAGGTGGCAGACAGGCTTGAGGACGAGGTCGGATCCGCGGTAGATCGGATGAAGGAAGATATCGACGTGGAACCGGAGGAGATGCCGGCGGGACTGAAGGTTTCGGACACGTACAAGGGCGACATAGACCCAGACAAGGTCGAGACGCTAATGCCGGATGAATTCTACCGTATGAAGACCACCCTGGAGATAGCGAACAACGTCGTCGCCAGGTATGACGGGGAGCCCGTCCTCGTCGGTC contains these protein-coding regions:
- a CDS encoding DUF166 domain-containing protein; the encoded protein is MRFAALYSHQFGKRMVANLLNEPGHCRACGPVCDGCKYDMYSLVDSLVAVEELPKPEELPPFVDEPEDHLPELPPVDVLVAIGLHPDLLVALSEVYEIKALIVPVEEPDWIDPWIEEKLREVCEENSVELTVARPGCDLEPSGPVTEAFCDAGMIGRPKLFMKVEDGVVIDVHVVRSAPCGCTWFVAKRLVGVDADPEEVKATVSEAHHSYPCTASMEVDKHVGDTLLHVAGRLHIEAALRALEEATDTDA
- the cooS gene encoding anaerobic carbon-monoxide dehydrogenase catalytic subunit, producing the protein MEEKRSSCPYADEAVCELVEHAKELNEEIPEIETPHIRWPVQFPKCPYGKQGVWCNICSNGPCRITEKTPRGVCGATADVIVARNFLRHVAAGAACYVHCLENAARALKSVADEESPYEIADEKALRHAAEVYGLDTSGKPEDVAEEIAEFILEDIYRPRYEESEVFKAVVPDWRIEMYEEMGLIPGGAKSEIHDALVKTSTNLNSDPVDMLLHVLRLGLITGPVALFGVETINDILFGSPKITQTEGGPGILDPDYVNIMTTGHQMALMKYLTDAAEKLEEEAKAAGAKGIRIIGATCVGDDFEARAEHLPDTYAGFAGNNFATEALAATGLVDAIVSEFNCTFPGLKFYKEKLDVELVAVDDVAKVWGAELILWDPERAEEVAEEAVQRAIEAFKERRSKHEDKIMEPKHRHENVVGFGYFSIEEAVGWENVLKLIEEGTIRGVCAIMGCTNLSSGGHNVPAVELAKEMIKRDVLVLGAGCVNGAFANAGLFNPEAAELAGDNLRQVCEELGIPPVLHYGPCLAIGKIEHLVFEIAEILREKTGEEIDIPDVPAVASAPQWLEEQALADASSALALGITLHVSPVPPVTGSELVTKTLLEDLPDLTGGELIVETDMKRAGEILAEKIEEKRKRLGI
- a CDS encoding Ni/Fe hydrogenase subunit alpha, which translates into the protein MEIEAIRVATGAPGELYMVAEIAEDKVVNAEVCSGTTPISWETLVLEKPVEFAVVAAERVCASCDASLGLAVVEAAEAALNVEIPDEAERAREILNMANVVRAHATVLARTDFLDVKKPAYDLVRAAKDIMHAVGGKPDHPPAVTVGGLDLEKLPVDRVESVAKDAAEVADRLEDEVGSAVDRMKEDIDVEPEEMPAGLKVSDTYKGDIDPDKVETLMPDEFYRMKTTLEIANNVVARYDGEPVLVGPYARVRSAENPLDLYTARAEEVARMLDGIANAVSRLDPTGNFRTDVELGSGEGTAAVEAPEGTLIVSLRLRAGRVDKALMLTPCNFKVAAIGEMVRDLTVDRAETVLRAIGLSGRCLTH